The nucleotide window GGAGGCCGGCGCCGACGTCGTGGGGGATGACGAACTCGCCGAGCGGATCCAGGGCGGTTGGATGGCGTTTGATCGCGTGGTGGCCACTCCCGATGTGATGGGGGTGGTGGGCAAGCTGGGGAAAATCCTGGGTCCCCGCGGTCTGATGCCCAACCCCAAGTCGGGAACGGTTTCCTTCGACATGGCGCGCGTGATCAAGGAGATCAAGGCGGGAAAGGTCGAGTACCGTGTCGACAAGGCGGGCATCATCCACGCCGCGATCGGCAAGGCCAGCTTTGAGCAAAATGCGCTTTCGGAGAATCTGATGGCGGTGGTGGACGCGCTGATGCGGGCTAAGCCCTCCTCCAGCAAGGGCGTCTATTTCCGCGGTCTCACGGTGTCGAGCACGATGAGCCCCGGGGTCAAGGTAGACCACCAGGCTCTCCTTGCGTCTTTGAAATAGGGGGTTTCC belongs to bacterium and includes:
- the rplA gene encoding 50S ribosomal protein L1 — protein: MAKHGKRYKDAREKVDRDKVYPLDEAVGLIKEMASVKFDETVEISAKLGVDPRHADQMVRGSVVLPNGIGKNQVVIAFAKGDKAREAQEAGADVVGDDELAERIQGGWMAFDRVVATPDVMGVVGKLGKILGPRGLMPNPKSGTVSFDMARVIKEIKAGKVEYRVDKAGIIHAAIGKASFEQNALSENLMAVVDALMRAKPSSSKGVYFRGLTVSSTMSPGVKVDHQALLASLK